The following proteins are encoded in a genomic region of Leptospira wolbachii serovar Codice str. CDC:
- a CDS encoding BRO-N domain-containing protein, translating into MGNKDKSQIHSSLAVFETKQVRTHWDETEEKWYFAIVDVIEVLTESSRPRKYWNDLKSKLKKEGSELSDQIGQLKLKASDGKMYITDVANTEQVLRLIQSIPSPKAEPFKLWLAKVGYERMQEIADPSQSIDRGRENWQKLGRSEKWIQQRMTGQETRNKLTDYWKQSGIEKKDEFALLTNIIHEEWTGLSVKKHKDLKGLKSQNLRDHMSEAELIFTALAELSTRKIAETEDAQGLGENAVASKLGGAVAKNARTELESKTGKSVVTGENFLAPKKEIKQMKSKKKK; encoded by the coding sequence ATGGGAAATAAAGACAAATCTCAGATTCATTCATCGCTTGCCGTATTTGAAACCAAACAGGTTCGGACGCATTGGGATGAAACAGAAGAGAAATGGTATTTTGCCATTGTGGATGTGATTGAAGTCCTTACAGAAAGCAGTCGTCCCCGCAAGTATTGGAACGATTTGAAATCCAAATTAAAAAAGGAAGGAAGTGAGTTGTCCGATCAAATCGGACAACTGAAATTGAAAGCATCCGATGGAAAGATGTATATTACGGATGTGGCAAACACGGAACAGGTACTTCGTCTGATCCAATCGATCCCTTCACCCAAAGCCGAACCGTTTAAGCTTTGGCTTGCAAAAGTGGGATATGAACGGATGCAGGAAATTGCCGATCCTAGCCAAAGCATTGATCGAGGACGTGAAAATTGGCAGAAGTTAGGTCGCAGTGAAAAATGGATCCAACAGCGGATGACAGGCCAGGAAACTCGCAATAAATTAACCGACTATTGGAAACAGAGTGGTATTGAAAAAAAAGACGAGTTTGCCCTACTCACTAATATCATCCACGAGGAATGGACAGGCCTTTCTGTCAAAAAACACAAAGACCTAAAAGGTTTAAAGTCCCAAAATCTACGTGATCATATGAGCGAAGCGGAATTGATCTTTACCGCACTTGCGGAACTTTCCACTAGAAAAATTGCCGAAACAGAAGACGCCCAAGGTCTAGGAGAAAACGCAGTCGCAAGTAAGTTAGGTGGGGCAGTTGCCAAAAATGCTCGCACGGAATTAGAATCTAAAACCGGCAAAAGTGTTGTGACCGGTGAAAACTTTCTGGCTCCGAAAAAAGAAATAAAACAAATGAAATCGAAAAAGAAGAAATAA
- a CDS encoding MarR family winged helix-turn-helix transcriptional regulator codes for MKNKEDFFWKPESTPTFWVNQASRLLMWHFEQKLRPFDFGMAYLPVLTALEENGALLQKQLAEMANVEQPTMAALLVRMERDGLILRGAHPTDKRASYISLSAKAKKRLPAVKGQMMEVAKQASEGFTDDERSMLITLLQRVVNNLE; via the coding sequence ATGAAAAATAAAGAAGATTTTTTTTGGAAACCGGAGTCCACTCCTACTTTTTGGGTCAACCAAGCGTCTCGATTGCTTATGTGGCATTTTGAACAAAAGCTGCGACCGTTCGATTTTGGTATGGCCTACCTACCTGTTCTGACAGCACTCGAAGAGAATGGTGCACTATTACAAAAGCAGCTCGCTGAAATGGCAAATGTAGAGCAACCTACGATGGCGGCGCTACTTGTGCGTATGGAACGGGATGGGCTGATTCTGCGTGGGGCACACCCCACAGACAAACGTGCCAGTTACATTTCTCTGTCAGCTAAAGCCAAAAAACGCCTTCCGGCTGTGAAGGGACAAATGATGGAAGTCGCCAAACAGGCGTCAGAAGGATTTACAGATGACGAACGTTCGATGTTGATCACTTTACTGCAACGTGTAGTCAATAACTTGGAGTAG
- a CDS encoding NADase-type glycan-binding domain-containing protein, producing the protein MKLRSYLLPILILFSLLTMNCGKKLHFSMVTSTSMENGLPFLVLDGKEWKAEPGAEFVKLHFYADNAFSLSKVSIESCSGQFKDRIAAYVNFDEVYASTDIQKSNSEVSFDPVVQARSVTLNFQRNQNICLKSVKFYDEKQKAYRTYAPEIIGGSVSASETASPEPTYSVMNLFDSKYENGYSSVKGGVGVTFNFDFAEKKKISVLKIWNGYQRSDVHCIKNGRVKSFLLTGDDGYSTKINLEDTMGSQEIQLTTPFKGKKLTMKVEEIYPGLTEKGIVLSELRFGDDGDWFAMDTLPKSKDTAAKNFDAFSKASLRKVLNRGLTGREVLAVAEETIVDSPAGAETEVTVEENLDPPTSSDWTIRLRSDGTFFLEGSTARTNYDANEESSHRFYGMGNYEIKEISPGKVYMRIFGFLRKQTFTNFLDYGGGDCNGCGRDCNLVKNPDPNNTEKIFQEFVTLQMRGKQFYLTNSKKTENLDFSTLELSLE; encoded by the coding sequence ATGAAACTTAGATCGTATTTACTTCCCATTTTGATCTTATTCTCTCTTTTGACAATGAATTGTGGTAAAAAACTCCACTTTTCAATGGTCACGTCCACATCGATGGAAAATGGTCTCCCCTTTCTCGTGTTAGATGGGAAAGAGTGGAAAGCGGAACCGGGTGCCGAGTTTGTTAAGTTGCATTTTTATGCAGACAATGCTTTTTCTTTGAGTAAGGTTTCTATTGAATCCTGTTCAGGCCAATTCAAAGACCGGATTGCTGCCTATGTCAACTTTGATGAAGTTTATGCAAGTACAGACATTCAAAAATCTAATTCGGAAGTAAGTTTTGATCCAGTAGTACAAGCAAGGTCTGTTACATTAAACTTCCAAAGAAACCAAAACATCTGTCTTAAGTCTGTTAAGTTTTATGATGAAAAACAAAAAGCCTATAGAACGTATGCGCCAGAGATTATTGGAGGATCGGTTTCCGCTTCCGAAACAGCTTCCCCAGAACCTACATACTCTGTTATGAATCTTTTTGATTCCAAATATGAAAATGGATATTCATCGGTCAAAGGTGGAGTCGGTGTTACATTTAACTTCGATTTTGCGGAAAAGAAAAAAATATCGGTTTTGAAAATTTGGAATGGATACCAACGCTCTGATGTCCACTGCATTAAAAATGGTCGAGTCAAGTCTTTCCTTTTAACAGGGGATGATGGGTATTCGACAAAAATCAATTTAGAAGATACCATGGGGAGCCAAGAAATCCAACTCACCACTCCCTTTAAGGGCAAAAAACTAACAATGAAAGTGGAAGAGATTTATCCTGGGTTAACGGAGAAAGGGATCGTCTTATCCGAGTTACGGTTTGGTGATGATGGGGACTGGTTTGCAATGGACACTCTTCCAAAATCAAAAGATACTGCTGCCAAAAACTTTGATGCCTTTTCGAAAGCTTCCTTACGTAAGGTACTCAATCGTGGTTTGACGGGCAGGGAAGTGTTGGCAGTTGCTGAAGAAACTATCGTTGATTCACCAGCAGGAGCCGAAACGGAAGTTACTGTGGAAGAGAACTTAGATCCACCTACTTCTTCTGATTGGACCATTCGACTCCGTTCGGATGGAACTTTCTTTTTGGAAGGATCCACTGCTCGAACTAATTACGATGCCAATGAAGAAAGTTCTCATCGGTTTTACGGAATGGGAAATTACGAAATTAAAGAGATTTCTCCAGGAAAGGTCTATATGCGCATTTTTGGTTTCCTTCGCAAACAAACCTTTACTAACTTTTTAGACTACGGTGGAGGAGATTGTAATGGGTGCGGGAGAGATTGTAACCTTGTTAAAAATCCAGACCCCAACAATACAGAAAAAATTTTCCAAGAGTTTGTTACCTTACAAATGCGGGGAAAACAATTTTATTTAACCAATTCTAAGAAAACAGAAAATTTAGACTTCTCTACTTTAGAATTAAGTTTGGAATAA
- a CDS encoding DUF2461 domain-containing protein, with amino-acid sequence MKISKNILKFLSDLKLNNNRNWFIENKDRFSEIQSELVVLTGYFLAEIEKFDKSVKGVDPKSCIFRIYKDVRFSKDKSPYKTHFGIFIRGGGKKIEGTGYYLHIEPNESLIGGGCYQPDPKSLYNIRERIITDSKTIKKILDDRKFVQDFGTEFYAEKLKTAPKGFAKDHPMIDLLKYKGFAVAKKIKNADLTSDDFGKETVKSFRILYPLNQFLEEAMDKNK; translated from the coding sequence GTGAAAATTAGTAAAAATATTTTAAAGTTCTTATCTGATTTAAAATTGAATAACAACCGAAACTGGTTTATCGAAAACAAAGATCGGTTTAGTGAAATCCAAAGTGAGCTGGTGGTTTTGACCGGATATTTTTTAGCAGAAATTGAAAAGTTCGATAAAAGTGTAAAGGGTGTCGATCCTAAGTCCTGTATTTTTAGAATCTATAAGGACGTGCGATTTTCCAAGGACAAAAGCCCATATAAAACTCACTTTGGAATTTTCATAAGAGGTGGAGGCAAAAAAATTGAAGGTACTGGTTATTATCTGCATATAGAGCCGAACGAATCCTTAATCGGTGGTGGTTGTTACCAACCTGATCCAAAATCATTATATAATATAAGAGAGAGGATCATTACAGATTCAAAAACTATCAAAAAGATTTTGGATGACCGTAAGTTTGTTCAAGATTTTGGAACAGAGTTTTATGCTGAAAAATTAAAAACGGCACCGAAAGGTTTTGCTAAGGATCATCCAATGATCGACTTACTAAAATACAAAGGTTTCGCTGTTGCCAAAAAAATAAAAAATGCCGACTTAACTTCTGATGACTTCGGAAAGGAAACGGTGAAATCATTTCGGATCTTATATCCTTTGAATCAATTTTTGGAAGAGGCGATGGATAAAAATAAATGA
- a CDS encoding cyclic nucleotide-binding domain-containing protein, giving the protein MGIGSWNNRYQVTMWSKTTAPSIKEIIAGTDLFLNLSSETKEHLARSFLKVKVTKKKVVIKQGEPGDALYLVATGSFSVYVTTDGKKQKVGEIKPGSCFGEGALVTREPRNATVVCDQSGTVYHIGREEFTRALKDRPEELKAFIRLISRRSRALHRSVFRPEPRRIKELISSVSLFSGVGAKLIAELEPQMEWIFLPGGETLMRQGDKADGMYVVVNGSLVYEVRNHENLIVSTGYFSKGDIIGEIALLTGEPRTATVVATLSCEIVKISNAAFEAVFSKHPPSMFAITKLIAERFTNDRMGKRMVKQARSIITLFPLQKDLSVRNFALSLAQALKKIGRTSIIESRDFKKRIGNREYAVSDLLESLYHLQDSHEFLILCPDFEDKLWTETILHHTNRILLLSDANKAGGLTSEEIRFLGDSDETFGPVRELVLLYSNPNQKPTNTANLTRIRKTDTVRHIRTYSSHGFESLSRFITGRSVGLALGGGGAKGLAHIGLLKAMQEENIPIDMIGGTSAGALMASIYAMGYDAPELERVAKALMSDKKTLNDYTIPTVSLIRGKKFNTVIKNFVGETMIEDLWLPYFSVATSLTKAQKVIFDRGPVWKALRASASIPGILPPFYEKNELLVDGAMLDNIPGAVMRERGADFVISVALSSEGDSTADEVFSGIYEANNSGALPSALRILFKRIIGKAQKQKDVPGLLSLLMRATFVASDAAKARAKTESDIFAELPVEQYGLFDWKKFYELVDIGYQYGKTHAKSWKKQLGIRG; this is encoded by the coding sequence TTGGGAATTGGATCGTGGAACAACCGTTACCAAGTCACTATGTGGTCAAAGACAACCGCCCCATCAATTAAAGAAATCATTGCAGGAACCGATTTATTCCTGAACCTCTCTTCCGAAACAAAAGAACACCTAGCAAGGTCGTTCCTTAAAGTCAAAGTGACAAAGAAAAAAGTTGTGATCAAACAAGGAGAACCTGGTGACGCACTATACCTTGTGGCAACCGGAAGTTTTAGCGTTTACGTCACAACAGATGGGAAAAAGCAGAAAGTAGGTGAGATTAAACCGGGAAGCTGCTTTGGCGAAGGCGCGCTTGTAACACGAGAGCCGCGAAACGCTACAGTGGTCTGCGATCAGTCTGGAACGGTCTACCACATTGGCCGCGAAGAGTTCACGCGTGCACTGAAAGATCGCCCGGAAGAACTAAAGGCTTTCATAAGGCTTATCAGTCGAAGGTCTCGCGCTTTACATAGAAGTGTATTTCGTCCCGAACCAAGACGTATCAAAGAACTCATTTCGTCAGTCTCACTATTCAGTGGTGTAGGAGCAAAACTCATCGCTGAGTTAGAGCCACAGATGGAATGGATATTTTTGCCTGGTGGCGAGACGCTCATGCGACAGGGCGACAAAGCCGACGGTATGTATGTCGTCGTGAACGGAAGTCTCGTTTATGAAGTGAGAAATCATGAGAACCTCATCGTTTCGACTGGATATTTTTCCAAAGGTGACATCATCGGTGAGATAGCACTTTTGACTGGTGAACCCCGAACCGCGACTGTTGTCGCAACACTCTCCTGTGAAATTGTGAAAATCAGTAATGCTGCATTTGAGGCCGTCTTTTCCAAACATCCCCCAAGTATGTTTGCCATCACCAAACTGATCGCAGAACGGTTCACAAACGACAGAATGGGGAAACGAATGGTCAAACAGGCAAGGAGTATCATCACACTCTTTCCGCTTCAGAAAGATCTATCAGTTCGCAATTTTGCCCTGAGCCTTGCACAAGCTCTGAAAAAAATCGGACGCACCTCAATCATCGAAAGTCGCGACTTTAAAAAACGCATTGGCAACAGGGAGTATGCAGTTTCAGACTTACTCGAATCGCTCTATCACCTGCAGGACTCCCATGAATTCCTGATTCTTTGTCCTGACTTTGAAGACAAACTTTGGACAGAGACGATACTGCACCATACTAATCGTATTTTATTGTTAAGCGATGCAAACAAAGCGGGTGGGCTTACCTCTGAAGAGATACGTTTTCTCGGAGATTCCGATGAAACCTTTGGTCCCGTGCGGGAACTTGTGTTACTCTATTCAAACCCGAACCAGAAGCCAACAAATACTGCAAACCTAACACGAATTAGAAAAACGGATACCGTCAGACATATTCGCACTTATAGTAGTCATGGTTTTGAAAGTCTATCCCGGTTTATCACTGGTCGTTCGGTGGGACTTGCCTTAGGTGGTGGCGGTGCCAAGGGGCTTGCCCACATCGGACTTTTAAAAGCCATGCAGGAAGAAAACATACCCATCGACATGATTGGTGGCACGAGTGCAGGCGCCCTTATGGCGAGCATCTATGCAATGGGTTACGATGCACCCGAATTAGAACGTGTAGCCAAGGCACTCATGAGCGACAAAAAGACACTCAACGACTACACGATTCCGACTGTCTCACTCATTCGTGGTAAAAAATTCAACACAGTGATCAAAAATTTCGTTGGCGAAACTATGATCGAAGATCTCTGGCTTCCTTATTTTTCCGTGGCAACGAGCCTGACCAAAGCCCAAAAGGTGATCTTCGATCGTGGCCCTGTGTGGAAAGCACTGCGTGCTTCTGCATCGATTCCTGGCATTTTACCACCGTTCTACGAAAAAAACGAACTACTCGTCGATGGTGCCATGCTCGATAACATTCCAGGAGCGGTAATGCGAGAGAGGGGCGCCGATTTTGTGATTTCTGTAGCACTCTCCTCAGAGGGAGATTCCACGGCAGACGAAGTATTTAGTGGCATATATGAAGCAAATAATTCGGGAGCACTTCCCTCTGCGCTACGTATTTTATTCAAACGGATCATCGGCAAAGCGCAGAAGCAAAAAGACGTCCCGGGCCTATTAAGCTTACTGATGCGTGCGACATTTGTCGCTTCCGATGCGGCCAAAGCAAGGGCGAAGACCGAGTCAGATATTTTTGCCGAGTTGCCAGTAGAACAATATGGCCTTTTCGACTGGAAGAAATTCTACGAACTAGTGGATATCGGATACCAGTATGGCAAGACCCATGCCAAAAGTTGGAAGAAACAACTTGGGATAAGGGGTTAG
- a CDS encoding class I SAM-dependent DNA methyltransferase: protein MNIAQIESNLQKINKTLKKETFIFDLLLAYGTPKATIARLQKDGGLNLTKVEDELLWKKKLYFRPVLKKEDLPSLEEMKQIGKKTKHEPRFLIQTDYQTLLAVDQTTSDSLEIPLIDLPKHFDFFLPLAGMEKAKHQNENPADVKAAEKMARLYDELSKINTIKTKEETHNLNVFLSRLLFCFFAEDTNIFQPSQFTNAISSHTQEDGSDLHTYLDALFLILNTEVRKTQANYLKDFPYVNGGLFRNNFSAPHFNKRSRLLLIECGELDWSAINPDIFGSMMQAVVSEKERDGMGMHYTSVPNIMKVIEPLFLTELYEEFASAKSNTKKLMALLERLWKIKIFDPACGSGNFLIIAYKELRILEMKIFGKLNYHGFSKISLSNFYGIELDDFAHEIAMLSLWLAEHQMNQRFLQVFKTVKPALPLTSTGNIVQGNACRLDWETVCPKGKEDEIYILGNPPYVGARMQDEKQKSDMKQVFHEKLEGYNDLDYIASWFFKGANFIRNHNAKCAFVSTNSISQGSQVSNLWPNILKENIEIGFVHQSFKWINNAKSNAAVSVIILGMRNEDSKPKIIFKNSIRNIVKNISPYLTDTESKYIFARRDTLSNVPSMNFGSMPNDGGHLILSKEEYNIIAEHYPSSLIFFKRFMGSHEFLNNIERWCIWIDDNNLKEALRFEFIRERIAKVKKHRLASNRGATNNLANVSHCFAEIRFKKTMSIIVPANSSERRTYLPIGFLNDNTVISNLANAVYSAEYWVFSMITSKMHMTWVRTVAGRLKTDFRYSNSLCYNTFPFPKISDKQKKELETHVYRILEERERHSEKTLAQLYDPDKMPEGLREAHHQNDLAIERCYRSKPFTSDEERLEYLFQLYEKMVAEEKKANGK from the coding sequence ATGAACATTGCCCAAATCGAAAGCAACTTGCAAAAAATAAACAAAACTTTGAAAAAGGAGACTTTTATTTTTGATCTGCTTCTCGCTTATGGAACACCCAAAGCCACCATCGCTCGGCTGCAAAAAGACGGAGGGCTTAATTTAACCAAAGTAGAGGATGAACTCCTTTGGAAAAAAAAGTTATATTTCAGACCTGTTTTGAAAAAAGAAGACCTACCTTCTCTAGAAGAGATGAAACAGATCGGAAAAAAAACGAAACACGAGCCCAGGTTCCTCATCCAAACTGATTACCAAACACTTCTGGCAGTGGACCAAACGACAAGTGATTCGCTTGAGATTCCTTTGATAGACTTACCAAAACATTTTGATTTTTTCCTTCCACTCGCCGGAATGGAAAAGGCAAAACACCAAAACGAAAACCCGGCCGATGTCAAAGCCGCTGAAAAAATGGCACGGCTTTATGATGAACTGAGTAAAATCAATACCATCAAAACAAAAGAAGAAACTCATAACTTAAATGTGTTTTTGTCCCGCCTCCTCTTTTGTTTTTTTGCAGAAGACACAAATATTTTCCAACCCAGTCAATTTACAAACGCCATCAGCAGTCACACACAGGAGGACGGTAGTGACTTACATACGTATCTAGATGCTTTATTTCTCATTCTCAATACCGAAGTTCGTAAAACACAGGCAAACTACCTGAAAGATTTTCCCTATGTGAATGGCGGATTGTTTCGTAACAATTTTTCAGCACCTCACTTCAACAAACGAAGTAGGTTACTCCTCATTGAATGTGGGGAACTCGATTGGAGTGCCATCAACCCCGATATCTTTGGTTCCATGATGCAGGCAGTCGTCTCTGAAAAAGAAAGAGATGGGATGGGAATGCACTACACAAGTGTACCTAACATCATGAAGGTGATCGAGCCCCTGTTTCTCACGGAACTCTATGAAGAATTTGCCTCTGCCAAATCCAATACAAAAAAGCTCATGGCACTTCTCGAACGCCTCTGGAAGATCAAAATCTTTGACCCGGCCTGCGGGAGTGGGAACTTTCTCATCATCGCCTACAAAGAACTTCGTATCCTCGAGATGAAAATTTTCGGGAAACTAAACTACCACGGTTTTTCCAAAATCAGCCTCAGCAATTTTTATGGAATCGAACTCGACGACTTTGCGCACGAAATCGCTATGCTCTCTTTATGGCTTGCCGAACACCAAATGAACCAACGTTTTTTGCAGGTGTTCAAAACCGTCAAACCAGCGTTACCCCTCACTTCCACGGGAAATATTGTCCAAGGGAATGCCTGCCGTTTGGATTGGGAAACAGTCTGTCCCAAAGGAAAAGAGGATGAAATTTATATTTTGGGGAATCCGCCGTATGTGGGTGCGAGGATGCAAGATGAAAAACAGAAATCCGATATGAAACAGGTCTTTCATGAAAAACTAGAAGGATACAACGATTTAGACTACATTGCTAGTTGGTTTTTTAAAGGTGCTAATTTTATTAGAAATCATAACGCAAAATGTGCCTTTGTATCTACAAATTCAATTAGCCAAGGCTCTCAAGTATCTAATCTTTGGCCGAATATTTTAAAAGAAAATATAGAAATTGGTTTTGTTCATCAATCCTTTAAATGGATCAATAATGCGAAATCAAATGCTGCAGTAAGCGTAATTATTTTGGGCATGCGAAATGAAGACAGCAAACCAAAAATCATATTTAAAAATTCCATCAGAAATATCGTGAAAAATATTTCGCCTTACCTTACTGACACGGAAAGTAAATATATATTTGCAAGGCGTGACACTCTATCAAACGTACCATCAATGAACTTTGGTAGTATGCCTAATGACGGAGGTCATTTAATTTTATCAAAAGAAGAATACAATATAATAGCCGAGCACTATCCTAGCTCTCTAATTTTTTTTAAACGATTTATGGGCTCTCATGAATTCTTGAATAATATTGAAAGGTGGTGCATCTGGATTGATGACAATAATTTAAAAGAAGCGCTGAGGTTTGAATTTATTAGAGAAAGGATTGCTAAAGTAAAAAAACATAGATTGGCCAGTAATCGAGGAGCGACCAATAATTTAGCAAATGTTTCACATTGTTTCGCAGAAATTCGCTTTAAGAAAACAATGTCGATTATTGTTCCGGCAAATTCTTCTGAACGAAGAACTTATCTTCCCATTGGCTTTTTGAACGACAACACTGTAATTAGTAATTTAGCGAATGCTGTGTACAGCGCTGAATATTGGGTTTTTTCTATGATAACCTCAAAGATGCACATGACTTGGGTAAGGACAGTCGCTGGTAGACTAAAAACCGATTTCCGGTATTCAAACTCGCTTTGCTACAACACTTTCCCCTTTCCCAAAATCTCCGACAAACAAAAGAAAGAACTAGAAACCCATGTCTATCGCATCTTGGAAGAACGTGAAAGACATTCAGAAAAAACTCTGGCCCAGTTGTATGACCCAGACAAAATGCCCGAAGGTCTCCGCGAAGCCCACCACCAAAATGACCTAGCCATTGAAAGGTGTTATCGTTCCAAACCCTTCACCTCCGACGAAGAGCGGTTAGAGTATCTCTTCCAATTGTATGAGAAGATGGTCGCCGAGGAAAAAAAAGCAAATGGGAAATAA
- a CDS encoding thioredoxin domain-containing protein, giving the protein MFIEILIVPVLLFILFFFSCGETAKQNPFLPESLPTEDAVKRSLSSDVYLVKLNEVARLQGKTLPEWKEWERSKVTDKDIGKYWPSERKSLPPEISDTDAIDRLRESIRIRIVWSRMFHQAGISWKEKTFETSRADLLRRLDLRFAPKFGYMKAKWFIVEWSDYLCTFCRDSFPHTKNILAKYKSQIFYVHKDFPLDGDSDEGLLPLALGRCLWEKDPEHFQTHIQLLYSNSKKIMRGDDLQIVEWEPFRECQVKGLSSKYISQVRSDMKEAAAFGVSSVPTFWVNGRWIVGALNAETWERVLKDTTSH; this is encoded by the coding sequence TTGTTCATAGAAATTTTGATTGTGCCTGTCCTTCTTTTCATCCTGTTCTTTTTTTCTTGTGGTGAAACTGCTAAACAAAATCCATTTTTGCCAGAATCTCTGCCGACTGAAGATGCCGTTAAACGTTCTCTTTCGTCTGACGTATATTTGGTGAAGTTGAATGAAGTTGCACGATTACAGGGTAAGACCCTTCCTGAGTGGAAAGAATGGGAACGGTCCAAGGTCACAGACAAGGATATTGGAAAATATTGGCCTAGCGAAAGAAAGTCCCTCCCTCCAGAGATCTCCGATACAGATGCTATTGATCGTCTAAGAGAATCGATACGTATTCGCATTGTTTGGAGCCGAATGTTTCACCAAGCAGGGATTTCATGGAAAGAAAAAACTTTCGAAACTAGTAGAGCCGATCTTTTGAGACGATTGGATTTACGCTTTGCACCTAAATTTGGTTATATGAAAGCCAAATGGTTTATTGTTGAATGGAGTGATTATCTTTGCACTTTTTGCCGAGATAGTTTCCCACATACAAAGAATATTTTAGCAAAGTACAAATCACAGATTTTTTATGTACATAAGGATTTTCCTTTAGATGGAGATTCTGACGAGGGACTTCTTCCTTTGGCTCTTGGTCGTTGTTTATGGGAAAAAGATCCTGAACATTTTCAGACTCACATCCAGTTGTTATATTCTAATTCAAAAAAAATCATGCGTGGTGATGATTTACAAATTGTCGAATGGGAACCGTTTCGAGAGTGCCAGGTGAAGGGCCTTTCGTCTAAATATATTTCCCAAGTGCGGAGTGATATGAAAGAAGCTGCAGCTTTTGGAGTTAGTTCCGTACCTACATTTTGGGTGAATGGTAGGTGGATTGTTGGTGCCCTAAATGCGGAGACCTGGGAGCGAGTTTTGAAAGATACAACCAGTCATTAA
- a CDS encoding DUF5692 family protein, giving the protein MWTFNSAAGTTTAQGLGIWLLVFAALFIFNEFARRWKWAGFFSFIILPTFLSILWFFFMKEQTYTDWFHLVKVYSATAGCIIFWAIRHIQKKDANGKVTWRLADVKLALIFPALILAVNIIEAVTRDFQVGKIYWNNFSGPIEGEGTGVIGGPWNYMNAMAGILNTVTITGWFGIVIRKETKSDKSRDMLWPDMLWFWIIAYDLWNFSYTYNCIPTHSWYAGLALLVAPTLCAFTIGKGAWLQHRAQTLAIWCMFAQTFPAFLDSGAYVVRSTYQPWIYNSVSAIALVTNVAVFGYMVYKWVKTKRNPYTTEIFTDLSEYKTIKSLAE; this is encoded by the coding sequence ATGTGGACTTTTAATTCAGCTGCGGGCACGACAACTGCTCAGGGATTGGGGATATGGCTGCTTGTATTTGCAGCATTGTTTATTTTTAACGAATTTGCAAGAAGATGGAAATGGGCAGGCTTTTTTAGCTTTATCATCCTTCCTACATTTCTGTCCATTCTCTGGTTTTTCTTTATGAAGGAACAAACCTATACTGATTGGTTTCACCTCGTAAAAGTATATTCTGCAACTGCAGGTTGTATTATCTTTTGGGCGATTCGACATATTCAGAAAAAGGATGCCAATGGTAAGGTAACTTGGCGATTAGCGGATGTTAAACTGGCACTAATTTTCCCCGCTTTAATTCTAGCAGTGAATATCATCGAAGCGGTCACTCGTGATTTCCAAGTCGGCAAAATCTATTGGAATAATTTTTCTGGGCCCATCGAGGGCGAGGGTACTGGCGTCATTGGTGGACCTTGGAACTATATGAACGCCATGGCAGGTATTCTAAATACCGTCACAATCACTGGTTGGTTTGGGATCGTAATCCGAAAAGAAACGAAGTCAGATAAAAGTCGAGATATGCTTTGGCCAGATATGCTTTGGTTTTGGATCATCGCTTACGATCTATGGAACTTTTCTTATACATACAATTGTATTCCGACACATTCTTGGTATGCAGGTTTGGCACTATTAGTTGCTCCGACACTTTGTGCATTCACCATCGGAAAAGGAGCATGGCTACAACACCGGGCACAAACACTTGCTATTTGGTGTATGTTTGCTCAGACATTTCCAGCATTTCTAGATTCTGGTGCCTATGTAGTTCGTTCTACATACCAACCATGGATCTATAACTCGGTTTCTGCGATTGCCTTAGTTACCAATGTGGCTGTATTCGGTTATATGGTGTATAAATGGGTAAAAACAAAACGAAATCCATACACAACTGAGATATTCACTGACTTAAGCGAGTATAAAACCATTAAGTCACTTGCTGAATAA
- a CDS encoding RNA recognition motif domain-containing protein: MSVNIYVGNLSYEMTEGKLNELFSAHGAVTSAKIIMDQYSGNSKGFGFIEMKERSDADKAISDLNGKNILNREMKVNIAKPKTNNWN, translated from the coding sequence ATGTCAGTAAACATATACGTAGGTAACCTTTCTTATGAAATGACGGAAGGAAAGTTAAATGAACTTTTTTCCGCACACGGAGCAGTTACATCTGCAAAAATCATTATGGACCAGTATTCTGGTAATTCTAAAGGTTTCGGTTTTATCGAAATGAAAGAACGTAGCGATGCAGATAAAGCAATTAGCGATTTGAATGGAAAAAACATTCTAAACCGCGAAATGAAAGTGAACATCGCAAAACCAAAAACAAACAACTGGAACTAA